A single region of the Streptomyces sp. NBC_01803 genome encodes:
- a CDS encoding DUF3097 domain-containing protein, whose amino-acid sequence MRSRHYGPDLTPPWKRPKPAPEVPADPGLVVEEAGTGFCGAVIRCEKTAQGPTVTLEDRFGAHRVFPMEPRGFLLEGQVVTLVGPRPDTRGMAAPARTASGSLAVPGARARVARAGRIYVEGRHDAELVEKVWGDDLRVESVVVEYLEGVDDLPAVVRDFGPSARARLGVLVDHLVPGSKESRIAAEINDPHVLVVGHPFIDIWAAVKPSAVGIARWPDVPRGQDWKTGVCRALGWPENTGAAWRRVLGAVRDFRDLDPGLLGPVEHLIDHVTVGGPAGPGA is encoded by the coding sequence ATGCGCAGCAGACACTACGGTCCCGATCTGACGCCGCCGTGGAAGCGGCCGAAGCCCGCGCCCGAGGTGCCCGCCGACCCGGGCCTCGTCGTGGAGGAGGCCGGCACCGGCTTCTGCGGCGCGGTGATCCGGTGCGAGAAGACCGCGCAGGGCCCGACCGTGACGCTGGAGGACCGGTTCGGCGCGCACCGGGTCTTCCCCATGGAGCCGCGCGGCTTCCTGCTGGAGGGCCAGGTCGTGACCCTGGTCGGCCCCCGGCCGGACACCCGGGGCATGGCCGCCCCGGCCCGGACCGCGTCCGGCTCGCTCGCGGTCCCCGGCGCCCGCGCCCGGGTCGCGCGCGCCGGGCGCATCTATGTCGAGGGCCGCCACGACGCGGAGTTGGTCGAGAAGGTGTGGGGCGACGACCTCCGCGTGGAAAGCGTGGTCGTGGAGTATCTGGAGGGCGTCGACGACCTGCCGGCCGTGGTCCGCGACTTCGGTCCCTCGGCGCGGGCCAGGCTCGGCGTGCTGGTGGACCACCTGGTACCGGGCTCGAAGGAGTCGCGGATCGCGGCGGAGATCAACGATCCGCACGTGCTGGTCGTCGGCCATCCGTTCATCGACATCTGGGCGGCGGTGAAGCCGTCGGCCGTCGGCATCGCGCGGTGGCCCGACGTGCCGCGCGGTCAGGACTGGAAGACGGGCGTGTGCCGGGCGCTGGGCTGGCCGGAGAACACGGGCGCGGCCTGGCGGCGCGTCCTCGGCGCGGTGCGCGACTTCCGGGACCTGGACCCGGGGCTGCTGGGTCCGGTCGAGCACCTCATCGACCATGTGACGGTCGGCGGCCCGGCCGGACCGGGCGCCTAG
- a CDS encoding MBL fold metallo-hydrolase — translation METSWEEVAPGVLRVRLPGWDETVGAIAGADGVLMVDAGPARATAAGLAGQLRALLGAPVTRVAITHPHFDHILGLAAFPSAEAYGAAGLGAHLAGGGREALVADAARHGADERAAAADAPALTRVWHEVDGRLAVELGAGRRAVLTDLGAAHSPHDLAVLVRGGDGAPPVVFCGDLVEESGEPQAGPDAAPARWPAALDRLLALGGPDARYVPGHGAVVDAAFVLAQREALARRFDASS, via the coding sequence ATGGAGACCAGTTGGGAAGAGGTCGCGCCGGGTGTCCTTCGAGTCCGGCTGCCGGGCTGGGACGAGACGGTGGGCGCGATCGCCGGGGCGGACGGGGTGCTGATGGTCGACGCCGGGCCGGCCCGCGCCACCGCCGCCGGCCTCGCCGGGCAGCTCCGCGCCCTGCTCGGGGCGCCGGTCACGCGGGTGGCGATCACGCACCCGCACTTCGACCACATCCTCGGCCTCGCGGCCTTCCCGTCGGCCGAGGCGTACGGCGCGGCCGGCCTCGGCGCGCATCTGGCGGGCGGCGGCCGGGAGGCGCTGGTGGCGGACGCGGCCCGGCACGGCGCCGACGAACGGGCGGCGGCGGCCGACGCGCCCGCGCTCACGCGGGTCTGGCACGAGGTGGACGGGCGACTCGCCGTCGAGCTGGGCGCGGGCCGGCGGGCGGTGCTGACGGACCTGGGCGCCGCGCACTCGCCGCACGACCTCGCCGTGCTGGTGCGCGGCGGCGACGGCGCGCCGCCCGTGGTGTTCTGCGGCGATCTGGTCGAGGAGTCCGGGGAGCCGCAGGCCGGCCCGGACGCCGCCCCGGCGCGCTGGCCGGCGGCGCTCGACCGCCTGCTCGCGCTCGGCGGGCCGGACGCCCGGTATGTCCCGGGGCACGGCGCGGTGGTGGACGCGGCGTTCGTCCTGGCCCAGCGCGAGGCCCTCGCCCGGCGCTTCGACGCCTCGTCCTGA
- the hrcA gene encoding heat-inducible transcriptional repressor HrcA — translation MLSERRLEVLRAIVQDYVGTEEPVGSKALTERHNLQVSPATVRNDMAALEEEGYIAQPHTSAGRVPTDKGYRLFVDKLADVKPLTAPERRAIQNFLDGAVDLDDVVGRTVRLLAQLTRQVAVVQYPSLSRSTVRHVELLALAPARLMLVLITDTGRVEQRMVDCPASFGETSLAELRARLNSRIAGQRFPEVPRLVADLPDSFDADERGTVSTVLSTLLETLVEETEERLMIGGTANLTRFAQDFPLTIRPVLEALEEQVVLLRLLGEAKDSGMTVRIGHENAHEGLTSTSVVSVGYGSGDEAVAKLGVVGPTRMDYPGTMGAVRAVARYVGQILAEN, via the coding sequence ATGCTCAGTGAGCGCAGGCTTGAGGTGTTGCGAGCCATCGTCCAGGACTACGTGGGTACCGAGGAGCCGGTGGGCTCCAAGGCCCTGACCGAGCGGCACAATCTCCAGGTCTCCCCTGCCACCGTGCGCAACGACATGGCGGCTCTGGAGGAGGAGGGGTATATCGCCCAGCCCCACACGAGCGCCGGCCGCGTGCCCACCGACAAGGGATACCGGCTGTTCGTCGACAAGCTCGCCGACGTCAAGCCGCTGACCGCCCCCGAGCGCCGCGCCATTCAGAACTTCCTGGACGGCGCCGTGGACCTGGACGACGTGGTGGGCCGCACGGTCCGGCTGCTCGCCCAGCTCACGCGGCAGGTCGCCGTCGTGCAGTATCCGTCGCTCAGCCGCTCGACCGTGCGCCACGTCGAGCTGCTCGCGCTGGCCCCGGCCCGGCTGATGCTGGTGCTGATCACGGACACCGGGCGGGTCGAGCAGCGCATGGTCGACTGCCCGGCGTCCTTCGGCGAGACCTCGCTGGCCGAGCTGAGGGCCCGGCTGAACAGCCGGATCGCGGGCCAGCGGTTCCCCGAGGTGCCGCGTCTGGTGGCCGATCTGCCGGACTCGTTCGACGCCGACGAGCGGGGGACGGTCTCGACGGTGCTGTCCACCTTGTTGGAGACTCTGGTGGAGGAGACCGAGGAGCGGCTGATGATCGGCGGCACCGCCAATCTGACGCGCTTCGCACAGGATTTCCCGTTGACGATCCGGCCGGTTCTGGAAGCTTTGGAGGAGCAGGTCGTGCTTCTGAGGCTGCTCGGGGAGGCGAAGGACTCGGGTATGACGGTCCGTATCGGGCATGAGAACGCTCACGAGGGCCTGACGTCCACATCGGTCGTCTCGGTCGGCTACGGTTCAGGAGACGAGGCGGTCGCGAAGCTCGGCGTGGTCGGACCGACCCGCATGGACTACCCCGGAACGATGGGAGCGGTGCGCGCAGTGGCACGTTACGTCGGACAGATCCTCGCGGAGAACTAA
- the dnaJ gene encoding molecular chaperone DnaJ gives MAGDYYAILGVQRDASQEEIKKAFRRLARELHPDVNPDPKTQERFKEINTAYEVLSDPQKKQMYDLGGDPLGGGASAGAGPGFGAGFGNFSDIMDAFFGTASQRGPKSRTRRGQDAMIRLEIDLNEAAFGTTKEIQVDTATVCATCNGEGAAPGTSAQTCDMCRGRGEISQVTRSFLGQVMTSRPCPQCQGFGTVVPTPCPECAGDGRVRSRRTLTVKIPAGVDNGTRIQLAGEGEVGPGGGPAGDLYVEIREKPHAVFQRRGDDLHCTVTIPMTAASLGTKVPLETLDGMEEIDIRPGTQSGQSIPLHGRGVTHLRSTGRGDLVVHVEVQTPSKLDPEQEELLRRLAKLRGEERPMGQFQPGQQGLFSRLKDAFNGR, from the coding sequence GTGGCGGGCGACTACTACGCGATTCTCGGTGTACAGCGGGACGCCTCCCAGGAAGAGATCAAAAAGGCGTTCCGCAGGCTGGCGCGTGAGCTGCATCCGGATGTGAACCCGGATCCGAAGACCCAGGAGCGGTTCAAGGAGATCAACACCGCGTACGAGGTGCTCTCCGACCCGCAGAAGAAGCAGATGTACGACCTGGGCGGGGACCCGCTGGGCGGCGGCGCGTCCGCCGGTGCCGGGCCCGGCTTCGGTGCCGGCTTCGGGAACTTCTCGGACATCATGGACGCCTTCTTCGGCACCGCCTCGCAGCGCGGCCCGAAGTCGCGCACGCGGCGCGGCCAGGACGCCATGATCCGGCTGGAGATCGACCTCAACGAGGCGGCGTTCGGCACCACCAAGGAGATCCAGGTCGACACGGCCACCGTGTGCGCCACCTGCAATGGCGAGGGCGCGGCGCCCGGCACCTCGGCGCAGACCTGCGACATGTGCCGGGGACGCGGCGAGATCTCCCAGGTCACACGCTCCTTCCTGGGCCAGGTCATGACATCGCGGCCCTGCCCGCAGTGTCAGGGCTTCGGCACGGTCGTGCCCACGCCGTGCCCCGAGTGCGCGGGCGACGGCCGGGTGCGGTCGCGGCGCACGCTGACGGTGAAGATCCCGGCGGGCGTGGACAACGGGACCCGTATCCAGCTCGCGGGCGAGGGCGAGGTCGGCCCGGGCGGCGGTCCCGCCGGCGACCTCTACGTGGAGATCCGCGAGAAGCCGCACGCCGTCTTCCAGCGCCGTGGCGACGACCTGCACTGCACGGTCACCATCCCCATGACGGCCGCCTCGCTGGGCACCAAGGTGCCGCTGGAGACGCTGGACGGCATGGAGGAGATCGACATCCGGCCCGGCACGCAATCCGGCCAGTCGATCCCGCTGCACGGCCGGGGCGTCACGCACCTGCGCAGCACCGGGCGCGGCGATCTCGTGGTGCATGTGGAGGTGCAGACACCCTCCAAGCTGGACCCGGAGCAGGAGGAGCTGCTGCGCCGGCTGGCCAAGCTGCGCGGCGAGGAGCGGCCGATGGGCCAGTTCCAGCCGGGGCAGCAGGGGCTGTTCTCGCGTCTGAAGGATGCTTTCAACGGCCGGTAG
- a CDS encoding 16S rRNA (uracil(1498)-N(3))-methyltransferase, protein MSTAPVFLAEPGSLAAAGVGGTIALDGPEGRHAVSVRRLRVGEAVVLTDGEGGGAFGAVAAVEGRDRLVVTVTEVRHEPPPRPVLTVVQALPKGDRGELAVETMTETGVDAVVPWAASRCVTRWKGERGEKALAKWRATAREAAKQSRRLRVPDVTAPMTTRQVARTLSAAAFAAVLHESGTEPLSTAPLPADGEIVLVVGPEGGVSPEELAAFAAAGAKAYRLGPTVLRTSTAGTAATAMLLARTGRWS, encoded by the coding sequence ATGAGTACGGCACCGGTCTTCCTGGCCGAGCCGGGATCGCTGGCGGCGGCCGGGGTGGGCGGGACGATCGCGCTCGACGGCCCCGAGGGTCGGCACGCGGTCTCGGTCCGGCGGCTGCGGGTGGGCGAGGCGGTCGTTCTCACCGACGGCGAGGGCGGCGGCGCGTTCGGCGCGGTGGCGGCGGTCGAGGGCCGGGACCGGCTCGTGGTGACGGTGACCGAGGTGCGGCACGAGCCGCCGCCACGGCCGGTGCTCACGGTCGTGCAGGCGTTGCCCAAGGGCGACCGGGGCGAGCTGGCCGTGGAGACCATGACCGAGACCGGTGTGGACGCCGTCGTGCCGTGGGCCGCGTCCCGCTGCGTCACGCGGTGGAAGGGCGAGCGCGGCGAGAAGGCTTTGGCGAAGTGGCGCGCGACGGCCCGCGAGGCGGCCAAACAGTCCCGGCGCCTGCGCGTCCCCGACGTCACGGCCCCGATGACGACGCGGCAGGTGGCCCGGACGCTGTCGGCGGCGGCCTTCGCCGCGGTGTTGCATGAGTCGGGCACGGAGCCGCTGTCCACCGCGCCGCTGCCGGCGGACGGCGAGATCGTCCTGGTGGTCGGCCCGGAGGGCGGCGTCTCACCGGAGGAGCTGGCGGCCTTCGCGGCGGCGGGCGCGAAAGCGTACCGCCTGGGCCCGACAGTCCTGCGCACCTCGACGGCGGGCACCGCCGCGACCGCGATGCTGCTGGCCCGGACGGGACGCTGGAGCTAG